A genomic region of Microtus ochrogaster isolate Prairie Vole_2 chromosome 15, MicOch1.0, whole genome shotgun sequence contains the following coding sequences:
- the LOC101982301 gene encoding olfactory receptor 8S1-like, producing the protein MAWRNHSAITEFLLTGLSDDPLIEALLFVLFLGIYLLTMTGNLMLLLVIRADSHLHTPMYFFLSNLSFLDLCFSSVTVPKLLKDLLSEKKSISIEGCLAQVFFVFITAGTEAFLLSMMAYDRYAAVCHPLLYGQMMSNEFCLKLVLLSWLLASLSSVVIVLLAVNLDFCEAYTIHHYICELPSLFPLACSDISINVDILICSILLHGLGTFLPIFFSYARIVSTILNMKSTTGRSKAFNTCSSHLIAVVLFFGSGLVRYLMPTSGSSLDLLSSLQYSAVTPMLNPLIYSLKNKEVKAAVQRTVGKCLRYWA; encoded by the coding sequence ATGGCCTGGAGGAACCACAGCGCCATCACAGAGTTCCTTCTCACGGGGCTCTCTGATGACCCCCTCATCGAGGCTCTGCTTTTCGTGCTGTTCCTGGGGATTTACCTCCTCACCATGACGGGGAACCTGATGCTGCTGCTGGTGATCAGGGCTGACTCCCACCTCCACACGCCCATGTACTTCTTCTTAAGCAACCTGTCCTTCCTGGACCTCTGCTTCTCATCTGTCACGGTACCAAAGCTACTGAAGGACCTCCTGTCTGAGAAGAAAAGCATCTCGATAGAGGGCTGCCTGGCTCAGGTCTTCTTCGTGTTCATCACTGCGGGGACTGAAGCCTTTCTTCTCTCAatgatggcctatgaccgctatgctGCTGTGTGCCACCCGCTGCTCTATGGCCAGATGATGAGCAATGAATTCTGTCTGAAGCTCGTTCTGctctcctggctcctggcctCTCTCAGCTCAGTAGTCATTGTGCTCTTGGCTGTGAACCTGGACTTCTGTGAGGCCTATACCATACACCACTACATATGTGAGCtaccctctctctttcccctagCTTGCTCTGACATCTCCATCAATGTTGACATCTTGATCTGCTCCATCTTGCTGCATGGGCTCGGAACCTTTCTGCCAATCTTCTTTTCTTATGCCCGCATCGTCTCCACCATCCTGAACATGAAATCCACCACAGGGCGGAGCAAAGCATTTAACACTTGCTCTTCCCACCTCATAGCCGTGGTCCTGTTCTTTGGGTCAGGTTTGGTTCGTTATCTTATGCCCACATCCGGTTCTTCCCTGGATTTGCTCTCCTCCTTGCAGTACAGCGCAGTCACACCCATGCTGAATCCCCTCATCTACAGCCTGAAAAACAAGGAGGTAAAGGCAGCCGTGCAAAGGACGGTAGGGAAATGCCTACGTTACTGGGCGTGA